One genomic region from Vespa crabro chromosome 16, iyVesCrab1.2, whole genome shotgun sequence encodes:
- the LOC124429858 gene encoding uncharacterized protein LOC124429858 isoform X1 has translation MMIAMARLPCKQSSPSQQQRVNNFGNSRNSYWDIQARDPTPPYVRNHHRHVDHTGKRKSAVELLQETKAFYVKSETVLDRKQELKNSGHLQVSQLSASSAPPRLLRKCGNTAVPCSIQSPSPSQISNPVTPPCCWATCHDQDRTDGILSPQQTLPPALPPKSPRLVPLPQRRTISGPPSVTSGDQLQTKLRRLLNTDSKENVFFPESPTQACLQTTNGVVTREEKFKYSPGSLSPGCRDDDRALHCTPPDIRFKFGRSNSHSHTSGPASRKSIASPSAENTICHKSLPDLHTSTHRRASLSPRTSTKSSAKLLGHHYGANNCPDCETSSDYSEHSFKRDAVYYRSTRHIRRSFGSGGGDASSVLSSGGRTQKSSGSSKLSHGATARDSGGSSGHCTHRSEPPPRLQDYWTHVRRDSGASTQHSTDKNRSRKGSYASGTPPSVVRHYSSDTESSESQTDYSPTCNSRFSDGWKEGRGRPILRSKSDISDRYWRQDNGRTCKLSARAPRSVTLLENFFDYLGLDLENYQLITEPDSKSSSPVFFDSVSSVDSASGLYSWIGNNQANQGSQWQNNNCSIGMGNDDFNQRVNDPPSIVERNARIIKWLCQCRKVQFGYS, from the exons ATGATGATCGCCATGGCCAGGTTGCCCTGTAAGCAATCCTCGCCTTCGCAACAGCAAAGAGTGAATAATTTCGGAAATAGTCGTAATTCGTATTGGGATATTCAAGCTAGGGATCCAACACCACCTTACGTTAGAAATCATCATCGGCACGTTGATCACACAG GAAAACGTAAGAGTGCAGTGGAATTATTGCAAGAGACGAAAGCATTTTACGTGAAAAGCGAGACCGTGCTGGATCGGAAACAGGAACTCAAGAATAGCGGGCATCTTCAAGTATCTCAGCTAAGTGCATCTAGTGCACCACCTAGGTTACTTAGGAAGTGTGGAAATACAGCTGTACCGTGCTCGATACAATCACCCTCGCCGTCACAAATATCTAATCCTGTAACGCCACCCTGTTGTTGGGCCACGTGTCATGATCAAGATagaa CAGATGGGATTTTGAGTCCTCAACAAACACTGCCACCCGCGCTGCCACCAAAGAGCCCACGCTTAGTCCCTCTTCCGCAGCGGCGCACTATTTCAGGGCCACCGAGTGTTACGAGCGGGGATCAATTGCAGACGAAATTACGGAGATTACTCAACACCGATAGCAAGGAGAACGTCTTCTTCCCGGAAAGCCCAACTCAGGCATGCCTTCAAACGACGAACGGTGTTGTCACCCGCGAGGAAAAGTTCAAATATTCACCTGGCAGCTTATCGCCCGGCTGCCGAGACGATGATCGTGCGTTG CATTGTACACCGCCAGACATTCGCTTCAAATTTGGTCGAAGTAATTCGCATTCTCATACGTCTGGTCCAGCAAGCAGAAAATCCATAGCTTCTCCATCGGCAGAGAATACAATTTGTCATAAATCTTTGCCTGATCTTCACACCAGTACGCATCGTCGAGCTTCGTTATCGCCACGTACGTCGACAAAATCATCTGCCAAACTACTTGGACATCATTATGGAGCTAACAATTGTCCAGATTGCGAGACTAGTTCGGATTATTCCGAACATAGTTTCAAACGTGATGCTGTCTATTATCGCAG TACGCGTCACATCAGACGTTCGTTTGGCTCTGGCGGTGGGGATGCCAGTAGTGTTCTATCATCCGGTGGCAGAACACAGAAATCGTCTGGCTCAAGTAAATTGAGCCATGGCGCTACCGCAAGGGATTCTGGTGGATCCTCTGGGCATTGTACTCATCGTAGTGAACCACCACCAAGGTTACAG GATTATTGGACTCACGTACGTAGAGACAGTGGTGCATCGACCCAACATTCGACTGATAAAAATCGTTCGAGAAAGGGCAGTTATGCCAGTGGTACACCACCTTCTGTCGTGAGACATTATAGTTCTGATACTGAAAGCAGCGAGAGTCAAACTGATTACAGTCCTACTTGTAACTCTAG ATTCTCAGACGGTTGGAAGGAAGGACGTGGTAGACCTATTTTGAGATCAAAATCTGATATAAGCGATCGTTATTGGAGGCAAGATAATGGTAGAACGTGCAAGTTATCAGCACGTGCACCACGTTCGGTGACACTGTTGGagaatttctttgattatttGGGTTTAGATTTAGAGAATTATCAACTTATCACTGAACCCGATTCGAAATCTTCGTCACCTGTATTCTTCGATAGTGTTAGCTCGGTCGACTCAGCGTCAGGTCTTTATTCTTGGATTGGAAATAATCAGGCAAATCAGGGTAGTCAATGgcagaataataattgtagcaTTGGTATGGGTAATGACGATTTTAATCAAAGAGTTAACGATCCACCTAGTATCGTTGAAAGAAATGCTCGAATTATTAAGTGGCTCTGCCAATGTCGTAAGGTACAGTTTGGTTACAGTTAA
- the LOC124429858 gene encoding uncharacterized protein LOC124429858 isoform X2 → MMIAMARLPCKQSSPSQQQRVNNFGNSRNSYWDIQARDPTPPYVRNHHRHVDHTGKRKSAVELLQETKAFYVKSETVLDRKQELKNSGHLQVSQLSASSAPPRLLRKCGNTAVPCSIQSPSPSQISNPVTPPCCWATCHDQDRNGILSPQQTLPPALPPKSPRLVPLPQRRTISGPPSVTSGDQLQTKLRRLLNTDSKENVFFPESPTQACLQTTNGVVTREEKFKYSPGSLSPGCRDDDRALHCTPPDIRFKFGRSNSHSHTSGPASRKSIASPSAENTICHKSLPDLHTSTHRRASLSPRTSTKSSAKLLGHHYGANNCPDCETSSDYSEHSFKRDAVYYRSTRHIRRSFGSGGGDASSVLSSGGRTQKSSGSSKLSHGATARDSGGSSGHCTHRSEPPPRLQDYWTHVRRDSGASTQHSTDKNRSRKGSYASGTPPSVVRHYSSDTESSESQTDYSPTCNSRFSDGWKEGRGRPILRSKSDISDRYWRQDNGRTCKLSARAPRSVTLLENFFDYLGLDLENYQLITEPDSKSSSPVFFDSVSSVDSASGLYSWIGNNQANQGSQWQNNNCSIGMGNDDFNQRVNDPPSIVERNARIIKWLCQCRKVQFGYS, encoded by the exons ATGATGATCGCCATGGCCAGGTTGCCCTGTAAGCAATCCTCGCCTTCGCAACAGCAAAGAGTGAATAATTTCGGAAATAGTCGTAATTCGTATTGGGATATTCAAGCTAGGGATCCAACACCACCTTACGTTAGAAATCATCATCGGCACGTTGATCACACAG GAAAACGTAAGAGTGCAGTGGAATTATTGCAAGAGACGAAAGCATTTTACGTGAAAAGCGAGACCGTGCTGGATCGGAAACAGGAACTCAAGAATAGCGGGCATCTTCAAGTATCTCAGCTAAGTGCATCTAGTGCACCACCTAGGTTACTTAGGAAGTGTGGAAATACAGCTGTACCGTGCTCGATACAATCACCCTCGCCGTCACAAATATCTAATCCTGTAACGCCACCCTGTTGTTGGGCCACGTGTCATGATCAAGATagaa ATGGGATTTTGAGTCCTCAACAAACACTGCCACCCGCGCTGCCACCAAAGAGCCCACGCTTAGTCCCTCTTCCGCAGCGGCGCACTATTTCAGGGCCACCGAGTGTTACGAGCGGGGATCAATTGCAGACGAAATTACGGAGATTACTCAACACCGATAGCAAGGAGAACGTCTTCTTCCCGGAAAGCCCAACTCAGGCATGCCTTCAAACGACGAACGGTGTTGTCACCCGCGAGGAAAAGTTCAAATATTCACCTGGCAGCTTATCGCCCGGCTGCCGAGACGATGATCGTGCGTTG CATTGTACACCGCCAGACATTCGCTTCAAATTTGGTCGAAGTAATTCGCATTCTCATACGTCTGGTCCAGCAAGCAGAAAATCCATAGCTTCTCCATCGGCAGAGAATACAATTTGTCATAAATCTTTGCCTGATCTTCACACCAGTACGCATCGTCGAGCTTCGTTATCGCCACGTACGTCGACAAAATCATCTGCCAAACTACTTGGACATCATTATGGAGCTAACAATTGTCCAGATTGCGAGACTAGTTCGGATTATTCCGAACATAGTTTCAAACGTGATGCTGTCTATTATCGCAG TACGCGTCACATCAGACGTTCGTTTGGCTCTGGCGGTGGGGATGCCAGTAGTGTTCTATCATCCGGTGGCAGAACACAGAAATCGTCTGGCTCAAGTAAATTGAGCCATGGCGCTACCGCAAGGGATTCTGGTGGATCCTCTGGGCATTGTACTCATCGTAGTGAACCACCACCAAGGTTACAG GATTATTGGACTCACGTACGTAGAGACAGTGGTGCATCGACCCAACATTCGACTGATAAAAATCGTTCGAGAAAGGGCAGTTATGCCAGTGGTACACCACCTTCTGTCGTGAGACATTATAGTTCTGATACTGAAAGCAGCGAGAGTCAAACTGATTACAGTCCTACTTGTAACTCTAG ATTCTCAGACGGTTGGAAGGAAGGACGTGGTAGACCTATTTTGAGATCAAAATCTGATATAAGCGATCGTTATTGGAGGCAAGATAATGGTAGAACGTGCAAGTTATCAGCACGTGCACCACGTTCGGTGACACTGTTGGagaatttctttgattatttGGGTTTAGATTTAGAGAATTATCAACTTATCACTGAACCCGATTCGAAATCTTCGTCACCTGTATTCTTCGATAGTGTTAGCTCGGTCGACTCAGCGTCAGGTCTTTATTCTTGGATTGGAAATAATCAGGCAAATCAGGGTAGTCAATGgcagaataataattgtagcaTTGGTATGGGTAATGACGATTTTAATCAAAGAGTTAACGATCCACCTAGTATCGTTGAAAGAAATGCTCGAATTATTAAGTGGCTCTGCCAATGTCGTAAGGTACAGTTTGGTTACAGTTAA
- the LOC124429858 gene encoding uncharacterized protein LOC124429858 isoform X3: MINHDRISCYARYTTIIIIAYPRFYLSADGILSPQQTLPPALPPKSPRLVPLPQRRTISGPPSVTSGDQLQTKLRRLLNTDSKENVFFPESPTQACLQTTNGVVTREEKFKYSPGSLSPGCRDDDRALHCTPPDIRFKFGRSNSHSHTSGPASRKSIASPSAENTICHKSLPDLHTSTHRRASLSPRTSTKSSAKLLGHHYGANNCPDCETSSDYSEHSFKRDAVYYRSTRHIRRSFGSGGGDASSVLSSGGRTQKSSGSSKLSHGATARDSGGSSGHCTHRSEPPPRLQDYWTHVRRDSGASTQHSTDKNRSRKGSYASGTPPSVVRHYSSDTESSESQTDYSPTCNSRFSDGWKEGRGRPILRSKSDISDRYWRQDNGRTCKLSARAPRSVTLLENFFDYLGLDLENYQLITEPDSKSSSPVFFDSVSSVDSASGLYSWIGNNQANQGSQWQNNNCSIGMGNDDFNQRVNDPPSIVERNARIIKWLCQCRKVQFGYS, encoded by the exons ATGATAAATCATGATCGTATTTCTTGTTATGCTAGATATactacaatcataataatagctTACCCTCGATTCTATTTATCAGCAGATGGGATTTTGAGTCCTCAACAAACACTGCCACCCGCGCTGCCACCAAAGAGCCCACGCTTAGTCCCTCTTCCGCAGCGGCGCACTATTTCAGGGCCACCGAGTGTTACGAGCGGGGATCAATTGCAGACGAAATTACGGAGATTACTCAACACCGATAGCAAGGAGAACGTCTTCTTCCCGGAAAGCCCAACTCAGGCATGCCTTCAAACGACGAACGGTGTTGTCACCCGCGAGGAAAAGTTCAAATATTCACCTGGCAGCTTATCGCCCGGCTGCCGAGACGATGATCGTGCGTTG CATTGTACACCGCCAGACATTCGCTTCAAATTTGGTCGAAGTAATTCGCATTCTCATACGTCTGGTCCAGCAAGCAGAAAATCCATAGCTTCTCCATCGGCAGAGAATACAATTTGTCATAAATCTTTGCCTGATCTTCACACCAGTACGCATCGTCGAGCTTCGTTATCGCCACGTACGTCGACAAAATCATCTGCCAAACTACTTGGACATCATTATGGAGCTAACAATTGTCCAGATTGCGAGACTAGTTCGGATTATTCCGAACATAGTTTCAAACGTGATGCTGTCTATTATCGCAG TACGCGTCACATCAGACGTTCGTTTGGCTCTGGCGGTGGGGATGCCAGTAGTGTTCTATCATCCGGTGGCAGAACACAGAAATCGTCTGGCTCAAGTAAATTGAGCCATGGCGCTACCGCAAGGGATTCTGGTGGATCCTCTGGGCATTGTACTCATCGTAGTGAACCACCACCAAGGTTACAG GATTATTGGACTCACGTACGTAGAGACAGTGGTGCATCGACCCAACATTCGACTGATAAAAATCGTTCGAGAAAGGGCAGTTATGCCAGTGGTACACCACCTTCTGTCGTGAGACATTATAGTTCTGATACTGAAAGCAGCGAGAGTCAAACTGATTACAGTCCTACTTGTAACTCTAG ATTCTCAGACGGTTGGAAGGAAGGACGTGGTAGACCTATTTTGAGATCAAAATCTGATATAAGCGATCGTTATTGGAGGCAAGATAATGGTAGAACGTGCAAGTTATCAGCACGTGCACCACGTTCGGTGACACTGTTGGagaatttctttgattatttGGGTTTAGATTTAGAGAATTATCAACTTATCACTGAACCCGATTCGAAATCTTCGTCACCTGTATTCTTCGATAGTGTTAGCTCGGTCGACTCAGCGTCAGGTCTTTATTCTTGGATTGGAAATAATCAGGCAAATCAGGGTAGTCAATGgcagaataataattgtagcaTTGGTATGGGTAATGACGATTTTAATCAAAGAGTTAACGATCCACCTAGTATCGTTGAAAGAAATGCTCGAATTATTAAGTGGCTCTGCCAATGTCGTAAGGTACAGTTTGGTTACAGTTAA
- the LOC124429857 gene encoding LOW QUALITY PROTEIN: transport and Golgi organization protein 1 (The sequence of the model RefSeq protein was modified relative to this genomic sequence to represent the inferred CDS: deleted 2 bases in 1 codon), with translation MWNCDTGNMTRINPFAEISFLVLAVVLVAIPECSSILSDKRLCYDPKCSEPVSFARTTLKYIAGERGMVSVPMSEIVTVYSKGAGRRPDLWGVEFDGNRGYIPKNFLKEFKVLKKNLTYEVPTEVVNNINNKNNDKSNNIDNINNDISNMKNIPLKNNENKADSIPIYSSLSNNNNNNIDASISTTNEENTKQSMHETESISPSYNVIDGTTIFVNREESTVQPSYTSVIETASLSNNKETEDDIKNGIKPTATQIELDVPIKLQQETDFKEEELKFVTYNDTSSMHIKTNESAVELQLNENNNVDSLTVESIEEKKRDDTDVITFNVNEDKWEKDNVDFSQFELEHKEEKSNVNSLNVELGDNAREDDAVFSIIKLEENKKDSLESLTSELEYNDDKDNVIVDLDHKEEIKVENINDPDNSYIQSESLKQIEIENKTELLHKEVDTPNVDQSNVLVPATNNSLDSEIVLNREEKVQQIVNKVDTPEIDLQKNVFDNNPFQKDTICDANTNVTIQKEGETKLEENNQMEAQDSQNNIVNSDVNNDNVEKDIFSSVDVPVESNTVFKDINEQLHGEESKESQSSQNDAKDINTEQIFHEFRNNRNLLYVEENVIPDKVELQREDGQKNIGDSVTETLPKYEDIISIEDKVLSEAENEDRIEDEVLYNENTEGLTNVEEVTLLSTIQNMQFSDVCTTDNECINEGDINYGFISQDKESVPDGSIMRMIKVEHTYWIMLFYLSITSITTLIFTLGYYYIENMRRDGHLIAKINKLEKELFLSTKESLMLDENLKSTKNELNSMQDESFGSNEMVLSLKAELEASQNANVELEDQVAMLEKDLENVTEAGLELERMLREVLSSNNEVNPLTQSVEDLQARLNVQQSANESLTNALNIKTQENETLLAELNAMKKKYGELDTELIRITEEFRIELNKRSKIQENLNEIIQQLEVQVTQLSMDKANLYKELKIKEAEVKDLVEVINQVNSNNLDIEKLYEVSHVKAEASQLVEERDELKIRLSEVEGAHSLLEEHMKLVKEEVSSLSEQCKVAEKEKRDAETRLEVISNFFKEKEAQRQKEEALWLQKQGEVMSTVERIHTMQNEIQGYKQQIEMLKREIVDQEREYKGQISTLETKAHEQWVMARQNERRLEESKAEAGQLRNRLTLIEKNINDADADTKLHRLEANGETTTSPPLFIGADSSSSPIMFTGSSGVPPPPPPSFIHPSLFPTYLPPPLPSASGLPPYDVGQRPPPLGGRLSSPPPLPLHPHPSGRYDNADSPPPLISPPLLLPFNHRSHPPPFASDHIHPPPPPPPPGSILLPPLGTSHSWGEETLQAPRNSGFHPHQREQRARNHKGSLHSSGESLDKSHHSGKV, from the exons ATGTGGAAC TGCGATACTGGAAATATGACGAGAATAAATCCATTTgctgaaatttcttttttagtacTTGCAGTAGTACTTGTTGCAATACCAGAATGCTCGTCCATACTATCAGATAAAAGATTATGTTATGACCCAAAGTGTTCAG AACCTGTATCATTCGCCAGGACTACGTTGAAGTATATAGCTGGAGAAAGGGGCATGGTCTCCGTACCAATGAGTGAAATTGTAACTGTTTATAGCAAAGGTGCCGGCAGAAGACCAGATTTGTGGGGTGTAGag ttCGATGGTAACCGTGGATACATaccaaaaaattttttaaaggaatttaaagttttaaagaaaaacttgACTTACGAAGTACCTACTGaagttgtaaataatattaacaataaaaacaatgataaaagtaataacattgataatattaataatgatatcagtaatatgaaaaatattccattaaaaaataatgaaaataaagccGACTCTATTCCGATATACAGTAGTctttccaataataataataataatatcgatgcaTCTATTTCAACTACCaatgaagaaaatacgaaGCAATCTATGCATGAAACAGAAAGTATATCTCCATCGTATAACGTAATAGATGGTACTACAATTTTTGTAAATAGGGAAGAATCAACTGTACAACCGAGTTATACTTCCGTCATAGAAACTGCGTCTTTgtcaaataataaagaaacagaagatgatattaaaaacgGCATAAAGCCAACTGCTACGCAAATTGAATTAGATGTACCAATTAAGTTGCAACAAGAAACTGACTTTAAGGAGGAAGAATTAAAGTTTGTTACTTATAACGACACTTCCAGTATGCATATTAAAACAAACGAATCCGCAGTCGAATtgcaattaaatgaaaataataatgtagatTCCTTGACTGTTGAatcgatagaagaaaagaaaagggatgaTACAGATGTGATTACTTTCAATGTGAATGAAGATAAGTGGGAAAAAGATAATGTAGACTTTTCTCAGTTTGAATTGGAACATAAGGAGGAGAAAAGTAACGTGAATTCTTTAAATGTCGAATTAGGAGATAATGCGAGGGAAGATGATGCggtattttctattattaaattagaagaaaataaaaaggacagTTTAGAATCTTTGACTTCTGAATTGgaatataatgatgataaggataatgtGATTGTTGATTTAGACCATAAGGAGGAAATAaaagttgaaaatataaacgatcCAGACAATTCCTATATCCAGTCTGAGTCACtaaaacaaattgaaatagaaaataaaacggaGCTTTTACATAAGGAGGTAGACACTCCAAACGTAGATCAATCAAATGTTCTTGTACCGGCAACAAATAATTCTCTTGATTCTGAAATTGTCCTTAACAGGGAAGAAAAGGTACAGCAGATTGTAAATAAAGTCGATACACCTGAGATAGATCtgcaaaaaaatgttttcgataataatccaTTTCAAAAAGATACAATATGCGATGCTAATACGAATGTTACAATACAGAAGGAAGGGGAAACTAAGttggaagaaaataatcaaatggAAGCGCAAGACAGTCAAAACAATATTGTAAATAGTGAtgtaaataatgacaatgttGAAAAAGATATCTTTAGTTCTGTTGATGTTCCTGTAGAATCGAATACAgtatttaaagatattaatgaacaaTTGCATGGCGAAGAGAGCAAAGAATCACAATCTAGTCAAAACGATGCAAAAGATATTAACACGGAACAGATCTTCCATGAATTTCGTAATAATCGAAATTTGTTATACGTGGAAGAAAACGTGATACCTGATAAAG TAGAGTTGCAAAGGGAAGATGGGCAAAAAAATATAGGTGATTCTGTAACTGAAACCTTACCTAAATATGAAGATATCATAAGTATCGAGGATAAGGTTTTGTCTGAAGCAGAAAATGAAGATAGAATAGAAGATGAAGttctttataatgaaaatacggAGGGTCTCACAAATGTCGAAGAGGTAACGTTACTTTCTACAATACAAAATATGCAATTTTCCGATGTTTGTACAACGGATAACGAATGCATAAATGAGGGTGATATAAATTACGGCTTTATATCGCAA GATAAAGAGTCTGTTCCTGATGGCAGTATTATGAGAATGATAAAAGTAGAGCATACATATTGGATAATGCTGTTTTATTTAAGCATAACTTCTATTACTACGCTTATCTTTACTTtaggatattattatatcgag aaTATGAGGAGGGATGGTCATTTGATagcaaagataaataaattagaaaaggaattatttctttctacaaAGGAAAGCTTGATGTTggatgaaaatttaaaatcaaCTAAAAATGAG TTAAACTCTATGCAAGATGAATCATTTGGATCAAACGAGATGGTATTGTCTTTGAAAGCCGAACTAGAAGCTTCACag AACGCAAATGTTGAGTTGGAAGATCAGGTTGCTAtgttagaaaaagatttaGAAAATGTAACGGAAGCAGGATTAGAATTGGAACGCATGTTAAGAGAAGTTCTTTCGTCCAACAATGAAGTTAATCCGTTAACTCAATCGGTAGAGGATTTGCAAGCTCGCTTAAATGTTCAACAAAGCGCTAATGAATCTTTGACTAATGCTCTCAACATCAAAACTCAAGAG aatGAAACTTTGTTGGCAGAGCTTAAtgctatgaaaaaaaaatacggagAATTGGATACTGAGCTTATACGTATAACAGAAGAATTTCGAATCGAactaaataaaagaagtaaaattcaagaaaatttaaatgaaataattcaacaATTAGAAGTACAAGTTACGCAA CTCTCTATGGACAAAGCAAATTTAtacaaagaattaaaaattaaagaagcaGAAGTCAAAGATCTCGTAGAAGTTATTAACCAAgtaaattcgaataatttagACATTGAAAAACTTTACGAAGTATCTCATGTTAAAGCAGAAGCGTCGCAACTTGTTGAGGAAAGAGATGAATTAAAGATACGTTTAAGTGAAGTCGAAGGAGCACACAGTTTGTTAGAAG aGCACATGAAACTTGTTAAAGAGGAAGTGTCTTCGTTGAGTGAACAGTGTAAAGTAGCTGAAAAAGAGAAGCGAGATGCAGAAACACGATTGGAAGTTATATCAAACTTTTTCAAGGAGAAAGAAGCTCaacgacaaaa gGAAGAAGCGTTATGGTTACAAAAACAAGGTGAAGTTATGTCTACCGTAGAAAGAATACATACAATGCAAAATGAAATCCAAGGATATAA aCAACAAATAGAAATGTTGAAGCGTGAAATAGTGGATCAAGAAAGGGAATATAAGGGTCAGATCTCTACTCTTGAAACAAAGGCACACGAACAATGG gtCATGGCACGACAAAATGAACGTCGTTTAGAAGAATCAAAGGCAGAAGCAGGACAATTACGTAATCGTCTTACgctaatagaaaaaaatataaatgatgcCGATGCCGATACAAAATTACATC GCTTGGAGGCAAATGGAGAGACTACAACGTCACCTCCATTATTCATAGGCGCAGATTCATCAAGTTCTCCTATAATGTTTACTGGTTCTTCAGGTGTTCCACCCCCACCACCACCGTCATTCATACATCCTTCGCTTTTCCCTACATATCTACCACCACCTTTGCCTTCCGCTTCAGGATTACCACCTTATGACGTTGGACAACGACCGCCACCTTTGGGTGGTCGATTATCTTCTCCACCTCCCTTACCATTACATCCTCATCCATCTGGCAGGTACGACAATGCAGATTCGCCACCACCTTTGATATCCCCACCTTTATTACTTCCTTTCAATCATAGATCACATCCGCCTCCCTTTGCTAGTGATCATATTcatcctcctccaccacctcccCCACCTGGTTCGA